One Candidatus Methylomirabilis sp. genomic window, CCAGTACGCCTGCCGGTCGGTGAACCACTGCATGGCCGGCACGCGCGCGGCGTTGTCGTTGACCCCGTGGACCATGAAGATCGGGATCGGGGCGGCGGTCGCGGGCGCCCTCCAGTCGCGCGCGGCGTGCCACGCGACGTACTGCCCGGAGAGCTGCGCCTCGCCGGCGACGAGCGAGGAGTTGGGCAGGCCGCACCCGGCGTAGGTCAGGTCCTTGAGCTCGTTGTCCCCGCCCGGCAGGTGCCGCTCCAGCGCGAGCTGCTCGTAGGCGAACATCGGGCCGGCCCACTGCAGGAAGTACGGCACGCCGGCCTGGAACTGGTGGTCGTACATGTGGGCGAGCCCCGCGCTCGGCACGATCGTCACGAGCCCATTGGGGACGCTCGCCGCGGCGTTCGAGGGGGTGGACCCCACGTACGAGTGTCCGGTCATCCCGACGCGGCCGTTCGACCACGCCTGGGATGCGGCCCATTCGACGATGGCCTTGAGATCGGACGTGTCCTTCGGCCCGATGTGGTCCAGGCACCCCTCGGACTGTCCCGTGCCGCGAAGGTCCACCATCACCACCGCGTAGCCGCGGGGAGCGAAGTAGCCGGTCAGCCCGAGCGGCCGCCCCTCGGGATCCCGAGGCTCGGGCAGGATCCGCGTGCCATCCCGGTCGGCCAGGGTGCCGTGATAGGGGCTCGCCTCCAGGATGACCGGAAACCGTCCCGCCACGTTCGGCCGCACGACCTCGACGTGGAGGGCGATCTGGCCGTCCGGCTCGTCCGGTTCGGGCACCGGCACATCGAGGATGTCGCGGATGATCTGGTCCGACCCGTAGACGACCTGGGAAAGCCCGCGGGTGAAGGTGTAGTCCGGGGGCTTGAGACTGTCGGCGCCGGGCGCTGCTGTCGGCGGGAGTTGGGTGAGGAGGGCGACGAGGACGAGGAGCAGCCAGGAGAAGCGAAGCCGCACA contains:
- a CDS encoding CocE/NonD family hydrolase — protein: MLRDVRLRFSWLLLVLVALLTQLPPTAAPGADSLKPPDYTFTRGLSQVVYGSDQIIRDILDVPVPEPDEPDGQIALHVEVVRPNVAGRFPVILEASPYHGTLADRDGTRILPEPRDPEGRPLGLTGYFAPRGYAVVMVDLRGTGQSEGCLDHIGPKDTSDLKAIVEWAASQAWSNGRVGMTGHSYVGSTPSNAAASVPNGLVTIVPSAGLAHMYDHQFQAGVPYFLQWAGPMFAYEQLALERHLPGGDNELKDLTYAGCGLPNSSLVAGEAQLSGQYVAWHAARDWRAPATAAPIPIFMVHGVNDNAARVPAMQWFTDRQAYW